Genomic window (Poecile atricapillus isolate bPoeAtr1 chromosome 10, bPoeAtr1.hap1, whole genome shotgun sequence):
aatcctggggggaaaaataaactctctctgcctttcaccacacctcgacctgtgtccgtgtgatctattcatcttcagtggcaacagTGCAAGGTGTTGTACATCCAGCATTGCTGCTCCCCAGGCCAGGAGAAGCTCCTGGGTGTCCCCTCcaagctcctgctgccctgggtggTCCCCAGGCCCCCCACCCAGGCACGCACCTCCAGCACGGGCTTGGCGTGGTTGTGGACGGACAGGATGTGGGTCACTCCCTTCCTCAGCAGGTTCTCGTGGTCCTCAGAGTCTGGAAACGGGAGCCACGTGGGAATTACCTGCCCTGCTGGCCACCCACACCCATCACCCCCACCCCCCGACCCcattccagcccttcccactGCCTCTCATCCCACACGGTGCAGGGAAGGGGATTGGACACCTccttccaagaaaaatccccctTGGATGTGCTGGGTACTCAGCAGGTTCCTAAAGCCATCCCCAGAATCAGAAGTTACCCTGGTAACTCAGAAAAGGCTGCTGTGTCCTTGCTGCTGAGGAGGTTTCCAAACATGCCATGAATTTCCTGGTGTTCCAGCATGGCTGGAGACCACAGCTCCCACATCCCTTTCCTGGGCTAGACTGGGGTCACTGGCAATTGgggtggggatttggggcagctctggagctctggaagAAGCTGAAATTCCCGGTTGGGAGCAcatggagctgccaaggagAGGaatcctccagccctgccagctgccCAAGGATCCCCCAGCACCACGGAGGGGCAGGGAAGGACACTTACCTCGAATATTCCCCAGGTAGAGGCCGGTGACAATCTGGGAGGTGACAAAAAGGAGAACTCAGATGGCACCGGGAGCAAGGTACATCTGATGTGGTGGGAATGAGCTCCAGGTCTGGTTCCAACAGGACCAGGACACTTGGCACCAAACTCCCCAGGCCATGCCAAACTGAGCACCCAAATCCATGGATCATCTTCAGAAAGAGCCAGGAAAGGCTGAGCCCAAACCCCTCAGGAGGGCAGAGCTCAGAAAAACTCAGCACAGACATGGGAGGAGTTTGGATGCGATCCTCTGGAGTTTCAAAGGTTGCATCTGccagctggggatggatggaCACTATTTATAGCAGGATTTATACTTATTGCCGTTTAGAGATGTCAAGGCTGAAAATTCCGTCTCCAACTCGCTGCTGCAGGGTTATGAAGGAGAAAAGGGACAGCTCAGGGTGTTTAAGGGGTGTAAAAAGCAGCCAGAACATTTCCAGAGGCACAGAAAGACAGAGCTGAGCATCAGCTGGACTTGCTGGTGCCCATCTGGCAGAAGAGCCCTGGTttgaggagttttggggtttttaacaGCACTGGGTCACATCCAGCTGAACCCCAGCCCATTCCTGGGAGCAAACACCTGCATTCAGCACGAGCTGTGAGGGGGAATGCAGAGCCCTGCATCTTATGGAGTCCAGAATTTGATCCTACAGAGGTGTCTGCACCAATCCAGCCCTTGGCAACAACAGCCTGGGCTCCCCAAAAGGGtttggtggcactgggggctgTAAAAGCCACTTTGTCTGTCAGGCTGAGTTCACAGAGGGTGAACCCTCCGTGTTAAACCACGTCAGAGCCGTGCAGAGGGAATCTGCCCGATCTGATCTCTCTGTTGTTGTCCCAGAGTCTAATTTTAAACTGGAGGACTCGCATTCCAAGTGGTTATTTAAGGACACCAACAGAAATTGatctcctcctccagccctggaggaAAAGGCAGCGCTGAAACCACACTTCCCCCACTGCTGGGGCACACCTGGAGGGTGGAAAGGGGGGAATTTCCCTTCAGGGACCCCTGTTATCCCTGAGGATGAAAATGCCAAGGTTTTACCACCCCAGGGAGGAGCATTTAATGCCAGCTGACACTTTTTGATACCTGCAGACAACGAGCTTTTCACCTCAGATATAAACCTTGGATTTAAAtccctgtttgttttcttaattcTCTTGGAGTGCTTGGAATTCCAAAGGGGTGTGGGAAAGGGGGAGGTGCAGATAGCTGTATTTAGGGAGCTGGGAAGTGCATCCATGGGCTGCAGAAGAGGAGAATGTGCTGGCCACCATCCCACTGTCCCCCTGTACCTTGCTCATTCCACTCCCCATGGATTTTCTctccccaggatcaggattcAGGCGGTTTCTCCAAGGCTACCTGCAAATAAACACCCGAAATTCCCAGGGAGGATGGTGAGATCTGACCCCCTccaagagcaggaggaagggaaagatgTCAGGAGGGGAGCAAGCAGAGCCCTGGCAAACTCAGCTCAcctgcaggcagctccagccGGTCCCGCTGCTGCTCTGGAGGGAAAGGGAACAGAGAGTGGCTGGTGCCGGGAAGGGGAGGATGAAATAAAGATCTGGGATCATGGCAAGGCTCAGGTTTCTCTCCTGGCCTCCCTGGGGTTCCACAGCCTTTAGGGAAGGACAGTCCCAGGAAGAACAACTCCCTTATCCCAGCAGCACTCAAACTCCAGCATTTGCTTCACATTTTCCAGGCACAAACCGCTGGCAGCTCCGTGTCCCTCACCCAGGTCGGTGCCACCAGGCTGccagaggcaggagctgtgcaaaaaactgggaaaagcagaattCCAGCCATCACCAGCCTGGGACTGTCACCCTCATCCTTCTCAGCACCCCAGAGACAAATCTATCACtgattttcagggatttttcaggTGTAGGAAGGGGAGCTTGTTGCATAATTCCCACCTGATTACCTCACCTTAAAAACCTTCCCAAATTTctgaggggaagggagaggggatCAGCAAGTGCCTGAGACCCCACCACAGCTCCTAAACCACAACATCAAGTTTCCTGATGGTTTCCTGTCCCATCAGGAAAAGAGCAAACTGAAGTCCAGGCTTGGTTTAGTTTTTTCAGAGGGGCAGGGATCAGAGGAACCAAAGATCTTGGGAATAAAAATCATGGATGATTGATGTGGGCACACAAGGAGCTCCATCATAATTaagaaaattccttcatggaTCAGCTCTGCTCACAGAGACACTGTGAAAAACAGGGATTAAGAGCTGTTCCAGGCATGGCCTGGAACAAAAACCCGCAGAGTCCAGGAGACACCAGCTCAGCTGAAGGGAGAAATTTGGCAGCAGCTTTCTTAGCCCTGAAAACATTTAAGCCAGGAAGCAAATCTTGTTCAGGAACCCAATGTCCCACCCCAACAAACCCACCCAGAGACCAGCAAGAGGCAGCTCTCAAGTTAACCAGACATTTATTAGCATTTCTGGAGGTGGAGAGGGTGTTCCAGTACAACAAGCAACGAGGTCACACACAGGTGATGGAATCATTTCATCTTCAAGCGGAGCAGCTTCCACTGAGttgctttatttcttccattCGTTCTTGTCAAAATCCCACTGGGCTGAGATGCCCTCCACGGGGTTAACCCTCATGTCCAACATCCTCTTGGTCTGAGCCGACAGCCAGTCCTCGGAGAAGGTGTGCGGGATGGGGCCGTACACTGCAGGATGGGAAGGGAATGATGGAATTATGTCCTCGTGCCACGCTGGTatgttgggaattttgggctaAGTTTCACtaataaagggttttttttcccccctgaagtcatcccactggagcaggttacccagctgtgggtgccccatccctggaagtgtccaaggccaggttggatggggcttggagaacCCTGGGGTAGTGGGAAGTGTCCGTGTGCATGGATGGAGGTGAAATGGGATAATCCtcaagatcccttccaacccaaaccagcctgtggttctgtgatctgCTCAAAGCTCCACTCCCTGCACCCAGTTCCTGCAGCATCCAGCTCAGGCCACACTCCCACATGGATTCTCCAGTGGTTTCCTTCATCACCAAGGTAACAGCTTCCTGCTTTCCTATTTTTGGGAGCCTcaaggcagggagcagctcctttaactgctgctctgcctcccaGCCGCTGGAGGCTCCCTGCAGGTCGGATCCTTAGCTGGGAAAGCAGCCAAACGTGGCAGAAACCCAAATGTTCGCTACCAAGGCAGCAAAAGAGGGGAAGCTCTGGGATCAGGAATCCCACCACTCATTCCCTTCCATTTCCTGTCCTCCCAAAGCTCCACTCCCTTTCTGTGACTCAGCTTCCTGAATATTTCTGCTACTTCCCCACAAGTTACAACTCCAGGATGGAGTTTCCAGGGACCAACAGACAGCTCCTGTTCTGGCTGTTCCATAAACCATCCTGaccccacagaattcccatCAGGCATCTCCTGATCCCGCTCCCCATGGAAGAATTACTTACTGAAGTGCTTCTGCCAGATAAGGATGATTCCAGTGAAaccaaggaagaagaaaactccCCCCAGGATGGTTTTCCACTCGTTCGTCCCTTTGTTCATCTCTGCGTAGGTCTCATTGAATTTAATCCGATacactggggggaaaaaaaagtatcaaaTCCTCTCTTTTAacttttcctgggattttcagGTGACCAGGAACTCTGCAGAGGGAGGTGAACAAAGCCTGAGGCTGCCCAAGAGGGGACAGATGTTAAATTAGGTTTGGCACACACCAAAGCAAATCAGGTTTTTCACCCCCACATCAATTTTAGTCTCCATTTCACAGATTATCCTGAAGTTGGGCAAAAGTTACAGTATAGTcctgaaggaaggaaaactgggagttctccttcctcccctccaaTTCCCAGTGTGGTTACTGACCCCAAAGCTTCCTAGCACAAGTAATTCCATCAGGAATGTTGTGAGCACTAAAGGCTTCTCAGCTGCCACTGAAATCCACAGGAACTTAAAAtccaaagcaacagaaaatttGGAGTGCTCTGGGACATCTGAGCAATTCCTCAAAAAGTTTTAAACCTTTCCCAGACCAGGTTTTCCCTTCATACCGTGAGAGAAGTTAGAAAAGATGAGGCAGATTTATTTGCAAGTCAAAACACCCACGGGAAACTTCCATTAGCTGGAGTTTGGTTCATGCCAAGGTCAGTGGTT
Coding sequences:
- the LOC131582673 gene encoding cytochrome c oxidase subunit 4 isoform 1, mitochondrial isoform X2, giving the protein MLASRVFSLVGRRSISTSLCLRAHGHGVVKAEDYTLPAYVDRRDVPLPEVAFVRDLSAQQQALKEKEKASWSALSVDEKVELYRIKFNETYAEMNKGTNEWKTILGGVFFFLGFTGIILIWQKHFMYGPIPHTFSEDWLSAQTKRMLDMRVNPVEGISAQWDFDKNEWKK
- the LOC131582673 gene encoding cytochrome c oxidase subunit 4 isoform 1, mitochondrial isoform X1; protein product: MLASRVFSLVGRRSISTSLCLRAHGHAGVVKAEDYTLPAYVDRRDVPLPEVAFVRDLSAQQQALKEKEKASWSALSVDEKVELYRIKFNETYAEMNKGTNEWKTILGGVFFFLGFTGIILIWQKHFMYGPIPHTFSEDWLSAQTKRMLDMRVNPVEGISAQWDFDKNEWKK